Genomic window (Planococcus sp. MSAK28401):
CGCATTATCTGCAGCGAGCAAACCTTCCAGCCCGATGAGCACAAGCAGCACCCATGCGTATTCCAATAAGATAGTATCCATAATTTCCCTCCTAATTTTACCCGACAAAAAAAGACCCATGCCTAATAAAAGGCAAAGGTCTTGCTAAGCGTTCTGATGTGCCGCTATCACAACCGATGGCCAGAAGCCACGTCTTGACGACTGTGAAATAGGTTTCCCTATAGCTACTCCCCTTTGTCGAGAGTTTGTATTATTGGTCTGTAGATGTATTATAGCACTTGTGCTGGAACTGTAAACATCTAGGCAATCGTGACATGGTATTTTTGATATCCCTTATGTTCATTATAGAAGGCCACCATTGCCGGGATCGTTTCCAGAAAATCAGCCGGCCGGATGCCGCTTCCTTCCAATAAGGACTGGGCGTTGCGCGTATCGAATTGCGCCTGCCAGTCCATGTAATCCAAAGTCTCGGCTTCAACGCCGAGATACTTGCGGATGGCCGGTGTCTTCATCGAGATGGCCGCAAGTTTTTTCGGGACCCGGCCTTTCGGATACTTTCCAGTCATTTCATGGACCATTGCCCGGTATACTTCTTCTACAGGATGAGGATTGGGGTCAGTCAAATGAACGGTTGCCGATTCGGCTTTTTTAAGGCCGCTCAAATAAATAGAAGCTTCTAAGATGTAGTCTACCGGTACAACGTTGATGGTTGTGTACGAATGCCCGATATACGGAATCGCAGGCAACCGTTTCATCCGGTCGATCATATTCAAAAAGAAATACGGGCCGTCGAACTTTGAGGTCTCTCCGCTTATGGAATGGCCACGGACAATTCCTGGACGGATGATGGTCGTCGGCACTTGTGTTTTCAATTGTTGGACGAGCAATTCTGCTTCAAATTTTGTTTCTTCATAATGGTTCTTGAATGTCTGCGGACGGATAAGCTCATCTTCGAGCAACAAGCCCTCTCTTCTGCCCGCCACATAAGCCGTACTGAAATACATATAGCGCTCCAGCTGATCAAGTGTCTTGACTAGATCGTTAACGTTTTGCGTACCTAAGATGTTGATTTTTTTTGCGATAGCTTGCGGCACCGCCAAATCATAGATGGCTGCCAAGTGCCAAAAGATGAGCGGCTGGTTTTCTAGCCAGGACCGGTCTTGCTGCGAAAGCGCCAACCCTTCTATTGTAATATCTCCCGTCAGCAGTCGAATCCGCCCACAGCCGGTCTTTTCCTCAATGCTGATTGCCTGCCTTTGCGCTTTCTCTATTTCACTGGGCAGAACGATTGCCGCCAATTCCCAGCCTTTTCGGGCACATGATTCCATTAAACGTGTTGCGATAAATCCGGGAAACCCGGTAAACACCATCGTCTTCATCCATTCACACCCCTTTTCTGTATTCTACTAAAAAATGGATAGCTGCGCCCTTAAAATATATAAAAAAATCCTGTGCAGAATCATCTGCACAGGATGGGTCATTCCTCTGTTTTTGCTTGTTTTCTCTTCTTGCTGTTCATGAAACGTGTGTCCCGGTCAAATATACTGTAGACGACTGGCACGACATATAAGGACAAGAAAGTCGAACTGATCAGTCCGCCGATGACAGCAATTCCCATCGGCTGGTTGATTTCCGTACCTTCACCGATGCCAATGGCTAACGGCAAGAGGCCTAGAATCGTCGTCAGGGCCGTCATCAAGATCGGCCTTCTGCGGTCATGGACTGCCGTTATAATCGCATCAAAGGAACCTAATCCATCTGCTTTCCGTTGATTGATGTAATCGACGAGCACGATTCCGTTATTGACGACAATCCCGACGAGCACCAGCACGCCGATAACAGCGGTAATGCTGATCGGTGTTTGTGTCACGAATAGCGCGATAGAGACCCCGATGACCATCAATGGCACTGTGAACATGATAACCAATGGGTATTTGAACGATTCGAACTGTGCTGCCATAACGATATAGACCAGGACAATTGCCAATACGACCGCGAGTAGCATATCATCGATCGCATCATCGAACAGCTCTCGGTCTCCTCCGAACGAGACTTCTGTCTGTTCAGACAAATCAAGATCCGCTATGGCTGTGTCGACAGCAGTCGACATATCGCCCAAAGTCTGGTCGGATGGGTATTGCAGTGTAAAGGATACACTTTCCGCTTGGTCGACGCGGCTGATGGAAACAGGTCCTTGTGCGACTTCAATGTCGGCCAGTTCCTGCAATTCAACAAATGCACCGGATGGCGTACGAAGCGTCAATTCGCGCAAACTTTCTACACTATTGCGCTGTTCCTCATCGTAAGAGACAAAGACACTGAGCACTTCGTCTTGTTCATCGATGACTTGAGTCGCGAGGACACCGCGCGTAATGTTATTGACCGTTTGGGCAATTTGTGCCGGCGCCAGGTTATTTTCAGTCGCCGCTTCGCGGTCGATTGTCATCTGGATTTCATCGATGGTTTCTTGCCGGTCGTTCGTCAATTCAATCACATTCGGCAAGCTCGACAATTCTTCATCAATTGCAGCTACCGCTTCATCGAGACGCTGTTTATCAGTGTCCGTCACGGTAAAGCTTAATGTATTCGGTGTAGAACCGGCAGCTGTTTGAAGATTAAAGCTGACAAGCGCATCGTCGCCGATTTTCTCCAGTACTTGCGGCTGTATGTCATCCACAAATTCAAAGACTGACCGATCGCGTTCATCCAACGGCAATAATTTCACGTAAATTTCTGCCGTATTGGATTCCGCACTGCCTTGC
Coding sequences:
- a CDS encoding SDR family oxidoreductase → MKTMVFTGFPGFIATRLMESCARKGWELAAIVLPSEIEKAQRQAISIEEKTGCGRIRLLTGDITIEGLALSQQDRSWLENQPLIFWHLAAIYDLAVPQAIAKKINILGTQNVNDLVKTLDQLERYMYFSTAYVAGRREGLLLEDELIRPQTFKNHYEETKFEAELLVQQLKTQVPTTIIRPGIVRGHSISGETSKFDGPYFFLNMIDRMKRLPAIPYIGHSYTTINVVPVDYILEASIYLSGLKKAESATVHLTDPNPHPVEEVYRAMVHEMTGKYPKGRVPKKLAAISMKTPAIRKYLGVEAETLDYMDWQAQFDTRNAQSLLEGSGIRPADFLETIPAMVAFYNEHKGYQKYHVTIA